In Mycolicibacterium mucogenicum DSM 44124, the following are encoded in one genomic region:
- a CDS encoding GTP-binding protein, giving the protein MPSTSADLIPVTVLSGFLGAGKTTLLNHILANREGRRVAVIVNDMSEVNIDAALIAGQGHLDRTEEKLVELTNGCICCTLREDLITAVADLARQNRFDQIVIESTGISEPMPVAATFSWEFEDGFVLAELARLDTMVTVIDACTFLPELARGEALTDRNLAVADGDGRNIADLLVDQVEFADVILINKTDLVSAKTIATVEAVVRRLNPNARIERTEHGIVPLATVLDTGLFDPELAAEAPGWDEEIANGHTPETEEYGISSMTFRADRPFHPQRLADALDQVRGLLRSKGFCWIATRPNIAAIWSQAGPNLTIEPAQYWTSTDIEPGQEIVFIGIRLEAGKVRALLDAALLTDDEVAAGTSAWLRYADPLPAWTAAHSHV; this is encoded by the coding sequence ATGCCCTCGACCTCAGCTGACCTGATCCCTGTGACCGTGCTTTCGGGCTTCCTGGGAGCCGGCAAAACGACGCTGCTCAATCACATCCTCGCCAACCGGGAGGGTCGCCGGGTTGCGGTGATCGTGAACGACATGAGCGAGGTGAATATCGACGCGGCCCTGATTGCCGGTCAGGGTCACCTCGACAGGACCGAAGAGAAGCTCGTCGAGCTCACCAACGGATGCATCTGCTGCACGCTGCGTGAAGACCTCATCACCGCGGTCGCGGATCTGGCCCGGCAGAACCGATTCGACCAGATCGTGATCGAATCGACGGGCATCTCCGAGCCGATGCCGGTGGCGGCGACCTTCAGCTGGGAGTTCGAGGACGGCTTCGTCCTTGCTGAGCTCGCCCGCCTCGACACGATGGTCACCGTCATCGACGCGTGCACCTTCCTGCCGGAACTGGCGCGCGGGGAAGCGCTCACCGACCGGAACCTCGCGGTGGCCGACGGCGACGGGCGCAACATCGCCGACCTGCTGGTCGATCAGGTCGAGTTCGCCGACGTCATCCTCATCAACAAGACCGACCTCGTGAGCGCCAAGACGATCGCGACCGTCGAGGCCGTCGTGCGGCGTCTGAATCCCAACGCGCGGATCGAGCGCACCGAGCACGGGATCGTGCCGCTGGCAACCGTTTTGGACACCGGATTGTTCGATCCGGAACTTGCCGCGGAGGCGCCCGGGTGGGACGAAGAGATCGCCAACGGGCACACCCCCGAAACCGAGGAATACGGCATCAGCAGCATGACGTTCCGCGCTGACCGTCCGTTCCATCCGCAGCGACTCGCCGACGCCCTCGATCAGGTGCGAGGTCTGTTGCGCAGCAAGGGTTTCTGCTGGATCGCCACCCGGCCGAACATCGCCGCCATCTGGTCGCAGGCCGGCCCCAACCTCACCATCGAGCCCGCCCAGTACTGGACGAGCACCGACATCGAGCCCGGTCAGGAGATCGTTTTCATCGGTATCCGCCTCGAAGCAGGCAAGGTACGAGCGCTTCTCGACGCGGCGCTCCTCACCGACGACGAAGTGGCGGCCGGCACGAGCGCCTGGCTGCGTTACGCGGATCCGCTGCCGGCGTGGACCGCGGCGCACAGTCACGTTTGA
- a CDS encoding YceI family protein, which yields MTSTATSPLSVGTWAIDTAHSTVEFSVRHLMVSKVRGKFENFSGAITVDADGTPSVTAEIDVTSLNTGNEQRDGHVKSADFFDAENHPVATFVSTAVRPNGDAYLLDGNLTIKGNTRPVTLNLEFNGVSPGMGNGEVSGYEASVVINRKDFGVDLDLPMETGGAVVGDKVTITLDIEAVKQA from the coding sequence ATGACCTCCACCGCAACCTCTCCCCTCAGCGTCGGCACCTGGGCGATCGACACCGCACACTCCACGGTCGAGTTCTCGGTACGCCACCTGATGGTCAGCAAGGTCCGCGGCAAGTTCGAGAACTTCAGCGGTGCCATCACCGTCGATGCCGACGGCACCCCGTCGGTCACCGCCGAGATCGACGTGACGTCCCTCAACACCGGCAACGAGCAGCGCGACGGCCACGTCAAGTCGGCCGACTTCTTCGACGCCGAGAACCACCCCGTCGCGACCTTCGTCTCGACCGCCGTGCGGCCCAACGGCGATGCGTACCTGCTCGACGGCAACCTGACGATCAAGGGCAACACCCGCCCGGTCACCCTGAACCTGGAGTTCAACGGTGTGAGCCCCGGCATGGGCAACGGCGAGGTCTCCGGCTACGAAGCGTCAGTTGTCATCAACCGCAAGGACTTCGGCGTCGACCTCGACCTGCCGATGGAGACCGGTGGCGCCGTCGTCGGCGACAAGGTGACCATCACCCTCGACATCGAGGCCGTCAAGCAGGCCTGA
- a CDS encoding HD domain-containing protein, which translates to MPEVIAGVTIPDTELVREATSIVRKSTDDTLFNHSRRVFLWGSLKAAARGLDVDPELAYVGGMFHDLGLTTEYGTTHQRFEIDGADLARKLLLDFGRSEQEATNVWLAIALHTTPEVPHHLAPEVAVVILGVETDVIGLGLDEISEEQRAEVVAAHPRPDFKNRILRAFNDGMVNRPLTTFGTMNDDVLAHFDPSFERTNMVDLIQRNAWPE; encoded by the coding sequence ATGCCCGAAGTTATTGCAGGAGTGACGATTCCGGACACCGAGCTGGTCCGGGAGGCCACCTCGATCGTTCGGAAGTCGACCGACGACACCTTGTTCAACCACTCCCGCCGGGTGTTTCTGTGGGGCTCGTTGAAAGCGGCCGCGCGCGGCCTCGACGTCGACCCGGAACTTGCCTACGTGGGCGGCATGTTCCACGACCTGGGTCTGACCACAGAGTACGGCACGACGCATCAACGATTCGAGATCGATGGGGCCGACCTGGCTCGAAAACTGTTGCTGGACTTCGGTCGTAGCGAGCAGGAGGCGACGAATGTGTGGCTGGCGATCGCGCTGCACACCACGCCAGAGGTTCCGCACCACCTGGCGCCCGAGGTCGCGGTGGTGATTCTGGGCGTCGAAACCGACGTCATCGGACTGGGTCTCGACGAGATCAGCGAAGAGCAGCGCGCCGAAGTGGTTGCCGCCCATCCGCGTCCCGACTTCAAGAACCGCATCCTGCGGGCATTCAACGACGGCATGGTCAACCGGCCGCTCACCACGTTCGGGACGATGAACGACGACGTGCTCGCACACTTCGATCCGTCGTTCGAACGCACGAACATGGTTGATCTCATTCAGCGCAACGCCTGGCCGGAGTAA
- a CDS encoding UBP-type zinc finger domain-containing protein, translated as MASIFGDSHLKNVRLVTPQTTKGCQDCIAAGTRWVHLRLCLTCGHVGCCDSSPMKHASAHAKTPGHEIVQSFEPGENWRWCYVHEKYV; from the coding sequence GTGGCATCCATCTTCGGCGACTCGCACTTGAAGAACGTCCGCCTGGTCACCCCGCAGACCACGAAGGGCTGCCAGGACTGCATCGCGGCCGGCACCCGGTGGGTGCATCTGCGGCTGTGCCTCACGTGCGGCCACGTCGGCTGTTGTGATTCGTCGCCGATGAAACACGCCAGTGCGCATGCAAAGACGCCGGGCCACGAGATCGTGCAGTCCTTCGAGCCGGGTGAGAACTGGCGGTGGTGCTACGTGCACGAGAAGTACGTCTGA
- a CDS encoding NAD(P)/FAD-dependent oxidoreductase, whose amino-acid sequence MAQRYDVVVAGGGPSGSAAAWQAAQVGAKVLVVDKAEFPRDKPCGDGLTARAVSYLQKMGLADEVSTFHRVDRVTVFSPSRWEMSFPRRPGMPDHGRTVSRTHLDTVLLRHAEKAGAEVREGAEAAGPELDADGRVVGLVLKTGEKISADAVIAADGAYSPVKRALNIDSRYNGYSAIAIRAEMHTNRPDTDSLDIHLKLQFQGDQLPGYGWVFPMGNGVLNIGVGYVNCYRNWQAINATQLLGEFLASLPHDWELPSIAELKKSKSVRAWRLPMGFTAWPPWRPGVVFTGDALGAAKPVSGAGISKALEAGLVAGECVIAALQNGGPDDFTNYTQRLDAAWGREYRMGRFGHKLAGIPAIPNTGIKLLDKGFVRDGALRVMYGKSYGPLHTY is encoded by the coding sequence ATGGCACAGCGGTATGACGTCGTCGTCGCTGGTGGTGGTCCGTCGGGCTCGGCCGCCGCATGGCAGGCGGCGCAGGTGGGCGCCAAGGTACTGGTCGTGGACAAAGCGGAGTTTCCCCGGGACAAGCCGTGTGGCGACGGATTGACCGCCCGCGCCGTCAGTTACCTGCAGAAGATGGGCCTGGCCGACGAAGTCTCCACCTTCCACCGGGTCGACCGCGTCACGGTGTTCAGCCCGAGCCGATGGGAGATGTCCTTCCCGCGGCGCCCCGGGATGCCCGATCACGGACGTACCGTCAGCCGTACGCATTTGGACACCGTGTTGCTCAGGCACGCCGAAAAGGCCGGCGCAGAAGTACGTGAGGGCGCCGAAGCGGCAGGCCCTGAACTCGATGCCGACGGTCGGGTGGTCGGCCTGGTCCTCAAGACCGGGGAGAAGATCTCGGCGGACGCGGTCATCGCCGCCGACGGCGCGTACTCGCCCGTCAAGCGAGCGCTGAACATCGACTCGCGGTACAACGGCTACTCGGCCATCGCGATCCGCGCGGAGATGCACACCAACCGGCCCGACACCGATTCGCTCGACATCCACCTCAAGCTGCAGTTCCAGGGCGACCAGTTGCCCGGCTACGGCTGGGTGTTCCCGATGGGCAACGGCGTCCTCAACATCGGCGTCGGCTATGTCAACTGTTACCGCAACTGGCAGGCCATCAACGCCACGCAGCTACTCGGCGAATTCCTGGCATCCCTGCCGCATGACTGGGAGCTGCCGTCGATCGCGGAATTGAAGAAGAGCAAGAGTGTTCGGGCGTGGCGACTACCGATGGGTTTCACCGCGTGGCCGCCGTGGCGGCCGGGCGTCGTCTTCACCGGCGACGCACTCGGCGCCGCCAAACCGGTTTCCGGCGCGGGCATTTCGAAGGCGCTCGAGGCCGGCCTGGTCGCCGGCGAATGCGTGATCGCGGCGCTGCAGAACGGCGGCCCCGACGACTTCACCAACTACACCCAGCGGCTGGACGCTGCCTGGGGCCGGGAGTACCGGATGGGCCGCTTCGGACACAAGCTCGCCGGTATCCCGGCCATTCCGAACACGGGCATCAAGCTGCTCGACAAGGGATTCGTCCGGGACGGCGCGCTCAGAGTGATGTACGGGAAGTCGTACGGCCCCCTGCATACGTACTGA
- a CDS encoding SDR family NAD(P)-dependent oxidoreductase codes for MDRTTFDRLFDMTDRTVIVTGGTRGIGLAMAEGFALAGANLVVASRKPDACEAAAEHLRGLGGKAIGVPVNMGNLDDLDRLVDATVAEFGGIDVLVNNAANALAQPLGEMTPEAWAKSYDSNLRGPVFLIQKALPHLKASPAAAVLNMSSVGAFQFAPFVSMYAAGKAALLSFTRSMAAAYAADGIRVNAIAPGPVDTDMVRNNPQPMIDAMASNTLLKRLANPDELVGTALLLCSGAGSYITGQVVIVDGGGTPR; via the coding sequence ATGGACCGCACCACATTTGACCGCCTGTTCGACATGACCGACCGCACCGTCATCGTGACCGGCGGGACGCGCGGTATCGGCCTCGCCATGGCCGAGGGGTTCGCGCTGGCCGGTGCCAATCTGGTGGTGGCCAGCCGCAAGCCCGACGCGTGCGAGGCCGCGGCCGAGCATCTGCGTGGACTGGGTGGCAAGGCGATCGGCGTGCCCGTGAACATGGGCAACCTCGACGATCTCGACCGGCTGGTGGACGCCACCGTCGCGGAGTTCGGCGGCATCGATGTCCTGGTCAACAACGCGGCCAACGCGCTGGCTCAGCCGCTGGGGGAGATGACGCCCGAGGCGTGGGCCAAGTCGTACGACTCGAACCTGCGTGGTCCGGTGTTCCTGATCCAGAAGGCCTTGCCGCACTTGAAGGCGAGCCCGGCCGCGGCGGTCCTGAACATGTCGTCGGTCGGCGCTTTTCAGTTCGCGCCGTTCGTGTCGATGTACGCCGCGGGCAAGGCGGCGCTGCTGTCGTTCACCCGCTCGATGGCGGCCGCCTACGCCGCCGACGGCATCCGGGTCAACGCCATCGCACCCGGTCCTGTCGACACCGACATGGTGCGGAACAACCCGCAACCGATGATCGACGCGATGGCGTCCAACACGCTGTTGAAGCGGCTGGCCAACCCCGACGAATTGGTGGGCACCGCGCTGCTGTTGTGTTCGGGCGCAGGCAGTTACATCACCGGGCAGGTTGTCATCGTCGATGGTGGCGGGACGCCGCGCTAG
- a CDS encoding pseudouridine synthase has translation MPVRPGYEGIGPARLRVHGGPVLAELRSRFGDEAAAKVLAGEVLCADGSVVSDATELPAGAFIYWYRDLPDEVVVPFDVPVLYRDENIVVVDKPHFLATMPRGGHVVQTALVRLRRALGLWELSPAHRLDRLTAGVLVFTARREVRGAYQTMFASGGVSKTYLARSSAGTLAGPVELRNRIVKRRGSLQAVIEPGDVNAVTLVEPVGDGLFRLTPATGRTHQLRVHMNSLGLPIDGDPLYPTVLDVPAGDFSTPLQLLAHRLAFVDPVTGAEREFVSGREFQ, from the coding sequence CTGCCCGTCCGTCCCGGATACGAGGGGATCGGGCCTGCCCGGCTACGGGTGCACGGCGGGCCGGTACTGGCTGAGCTGCGGTCCCGGTTCGGCGACGAGGCGGCCGCGAAAGTCCTTGCCGGCGAGGTGCTTTGCGCCGATGGTTCGGTCGTCTCCGACGCGACGGAGCTGCCGGCAGGCGCGTTCATCTACTGGTACCGGGACCTGCCCGACGAGGTCGTCGTCCCGTTCGACGTGCCGGTGCTGTACCGCGACGAGAACATCGTCGTGGTCGACAAGCCGCACTTCCTGGCCACCATGCCGCGCGGTGGGCACGTGGTGCAGACGGCGCTGGTGCGGCTACGACGGGCTTTGGGGCTGTGGGAGCTCTCACCCGCGCATCGGTTGGACCGGCTGACGGCCGGTGTCTTGGTGTTCACCGCCCGACGCGAGGTCCGTGGGGCGTATCAGACGATGTTCGCCTCGGGTGGGGTGTCCAAGACGTATCTGGCGCGGTCGTCGGCCGGGACGCTGGCCGGGCCCGTCGAGCTGCGAAATCGAATTGTGAAGCGGCGCGGTTCTTTACAGGCCGTCATCGAGCCCGGCGACGTCAACGCGGTGACTCTCGTCGAGCCGGTGGGGGATGGTCTGTTCCGGCTGACGCCCGCCACGGGCCGGACCCACCAGCTGCGCGTGCACATGAACTCGCTCGGGTTGCCCATCGACGGTGACCCGTTGTACCCCACGGTGCTTGATGTTCCTGCCGGTGACTTCTCGACGCCGCTTCAGCTGCTGGCGCATCGGCTGGCGTTCGTCGATCCGGTGACGGGGGCGGAGCGTGAGTTCGTGAGCGGGCGCGAATTTCAGTAG
- a CDS encoding glycerol-3-phosphate dehydrogenase/oxidase — MSDPIPGPGNGQTLLNRAQRETAWNRLGSEQFDVIVIGGGVVGAGAALDAATRGLKVALVEARDFASGTSSRSSKMFHGGLRYLEQLEFGLVREALYERELSLTTLAPHLVKPLPFLFPLTKRIWERPYIAAGIFLYDQLGGAKSVPAQKHLLKAGALRLAPGLKRSSLIGAIRYYDTVVDDARHTMTVARTAAHYGAVVRTSTQVVALLREGDRVTGVRVRDSETGAVTEVCGHVVVNATGVWTDEIQALSKQRGRFRVRASKGVHIVVPRDRIVSEVAIILRTEKSVLFVIPWGTHWIIGTTDTDWNLDLAHPAATKADIDYILGHVNKVLATPLNHDDIDGVYAGLRPLLAGESEETSKLSREHAVAVPAPGLVAIAGGKYTTYRVMGEDAIDAASEFVPTRVAPSITEKVPLLGADGYFALINQTEHVGQHYGLHPYRVRHLLDRYGSLIGEVLDMAHENAAVRPDLLEPITEAPVYLKVEAWYAAAAEGALHLEDILARRMRISIEYQHRGVDCAREVAEVVAPVLGWSAEDVDREVATYLARVEAEVLSQTQPDDESADALRVAAPEARSEILEPVPLD, encoded by the coding sequence GTGAGTGACCCGATTCCCGGTCCGGGCAATGGGCAGACCCTGCTGAACCGCGCGCAGCGCGAGACCGCCTGGAACCGGCTGGGTTCCGAGCAGTTCGACGTCATCGTGATCGGCGGCGGCGTCGTCGGTGCCGGTGCGGCGCTCGACGCCGCGACGCGCGGGCTGAAGGTCGCACTGGTCGAGGCACGCGACTTTGCCTCCGGCACGTCCAGCCGCAGCAGCAAGATGTTCCACGGCGGCCTGCGCTACCTGGAGCAGCTCGAGTTCGGTCTGGTCCGGGAAGCGCTGTACGAACGTGAACTATCGCTGACCACCCTGGCGCCGCACCTGGTGAAGCCGCTGCCGTTCCTGTTCCCGCTGACCAAGCGGATCTGGGAGCGTCCCTACATCGCCGCGGGCATCTTCCTGTACGACCAGCTGGGTGGCGCCAAGTCGGTGCCCGCGCAGAAGCACCTCCTCAAGGCCGGCGCGCTGCGGCTGGCACCCGGGCTCAAGCGCAGCTCGCTGATCGGCGCGATCCGCTACTACGACACCGTTGTCGATGACGCGCGGCACACCATGACCGTCGCCCGCACCGCGGCGCACTACGGCGCCGTCGTCCGCACCTCGACGCAGGTCGTGGCACTGCTGCGCGAGGGTGACCGGGTCACGGGCGTGCGGGTGCGCGACTCGGAGACCGGTGCGGTGACGGAGGTGTGCGGCCACGTCGTGGTCAACGCCACCGGCGTGTGGACCGACGAGATTCAGGCCCTGTCGAAGCAGCGCGGCCGGTTCCGGGTCCGCGCCTCCAAAGGCGTGCACATCGTCGTCCCGCGGGACCGCATCGTCAGCGAAGTGGCGATTATCCTGCGCACCGAGAAGTCGGTGCTGTTCGTCATCCCGTGGGGCACACACTGGATCATCGGCACCACCGACACCGACTGGAACCTGGACCTGGCGCACCCGGCGGCGACCAAGGCCGACATCGACTACATCCTCGGGCACGTCAACAAGGTGCTGGCCACCCCGCTCAACCACGACGACATCGACGGCGTCTACGCGGGCCTGCGCCCGCTGCTGGCCGGTGAGAGCGAGGAGACCTCCAAGCTGTCCCGCGAGCATGCGGTCGCGGTGCCGGCCCCGGGCCTGGTGGCCATCGCCGGCGGCAAGTACACCACCTACCGGGTGATGGGCGAGGACGCCATCGACGCGGCCAGTGAGTTCGTGCCGACGCGGGTGGCGCCGTCGATCACCGAGAAGGTGCCGCTGCTGGGCGCCGACGGCTACTTCGCGCTGATCAACCAGACCGAACACGTGGGCCAGCACTACGGTCTGCATCCCTACCGGGTGCGGCACCTGCTGGACCGCTACGGCTCGCTGATCGGCGAGGTGCTCGACATGGCACACGAGAATGCCGCAGTCCGGCCCGACCTCTTAGAACCCATCACCGAGGCGCCGGTGTACCTGAAGGTCGAGGCCTGGTACGCGGCCGCGGCCGAGGGCGCCCTGCACCTCGAGGACATCCTGGCCCGCCGCATGCGAATCTCCATCGAATACCAGCACCGCGGCGTCGACTGTGCCCGCGAGGTCGCGGAAGTCGTTGCGCCGGTGCTGGGTTGGAGTGCCGAAGACGTCGACCGCGAGGTCGCGACGTACCTGGCGCGCGTGGAGGCCGAGGTGCTGTCGCAGACGCAGCCCGACGACGAATCGGCCGATGCGCTGCGCGTGGCGGCTCCCGAAGCCCGGTCCGAGATTCTCGAGCCGGTACCGCTCGATTGA
- a CDS encoding NAD(P)H-quinone dehydrogenase encodes MATRIVIIGGGPAGYEAALVAAGYGPQATEVTVVDRDGIGGACVLWDCVPSKTFIASSGVRTELRRADGLGFDIKIEDAKISLPQINNRVKTLARSQSVDIGGQLLRAGVNVVAGCGELVDSIPGMAHHRVKVTTPDGRTGVLKADVVLIATGASPRVLPNAKPDGERILNWRQLYDLTDLPEHLVIVGSGVTGAEFCNAYTELGVKVTVVASRDQILPHEDSDAAAVLEEVFSERGVTLVKNARADSVVRTEKGVKVSLADGRVVEGSHALMSIGSVPNTSGLGLEKVGIELGPGNYLTVDRVSRTKASGIYAAGDCTGLLPLASVAAMQGRIAMYHALGEGVSPIKLRTVAAAVFTRPEIAAVGVPQSAIDAGTVPARTLMLPLNTNARAKMSLLEHGFVKIFCRPATGVVIGGVVVAPIASELILPIALAVQNRISVTDLAQTLSVYPSLSGSIIETARRLMAHDDLD; translated from the coding sequence GTGGCTACCCGCATCGTGATCATCGGCGGCGGTCCCGCCGGATATGAGGCAGCCCTGGTTGCCGCCGGTTACGGCCCGCAGGCAACCGAGGTGACCGTCGTCGACCGTGACGGCATCGGCGGTGCCTGCGTGCTCTGGGACTGCGTGCCGTCCAAGACGTTCATCGCGTCCAGCGGCGTGCGCACCGAGCTGCGTAGGGCCGACGGGCTGGGCTTCGACATCAAGATCGAGGACGCCAAGATCTCGTTGCCGCAGATCAACAACCGTGTCAAGACGCTGGCGCGCAGTCAGTCGGTGGACATCGGCGGGCAGCTGTTGCGGGCCGGCGTCAACGTGGTGGCGGGTTGCGGTGAGCTGGTCGACAGCATTCCGGGAATGGCCCATCACCGGGTCAAGGTCACGACGCCCGACGGCCGAACCGGAGTGCTCAAGGCCGACGTCGTGCTGATCGCGACGGGAGCCAGCCCCCGGGTGCTGCCCAACGCGAAGCCCGACGGCGAACGCATCCTGAACTGGCGTCAGCTGTACGACCTCACCGACCTGCCCGAGCACCTGGTCATCGTGGGTTCCGGTGTCACGGGCGCCGAGTTCTGCAATGCCTACACCGAACTCGGCGTCAAGGTCACGGTCGTGGCCAGCCGCGACCAGATCCTGCCGCACGAGGACTCCGACGCCGCCGCGGTGCTGGAGGAGGTGTTCTCCGAGCGCGGTGTGACGTTGGTCAAGAACGCCCGCGCCGATTCGGTGGTCCGTACCGAAAAGGGCGTCAAGGTGAGCCTGGCCGATGGTCGCGTCGTCGAGGGCAGCCATGCGTTGATGAGCATCGGTTCGGTACCCAACACTTCGGGCCTGGGACTGGAGAAGGTGGGCATCGAGCTCGGGCCCGGTAATTACCTGACCGTCGACCGGGTGTCGCGCACCAAGGCGTCGGGCATCTACGCCGCGGGTGACTGCACCGGCCTGCTGCCGCTGGCCTCGGTGGCCGCCATGCAGGGCCGCATCGCGATGTATCACGCACTGGGTGAAGGGGTTTCGCCGATCAAGCTGCGCACGGTTGCGGCTGCGGTCTTCACTCGCCCGGAAATCGCCGCGGTCGGAGTGCCGCAATCGGCGATCGACGCCGGCACAGTCCCGGCCCGCACCCTGATGCTGCCGCTGAACACCAATGCGCGGGCCAAGATGTCGTTGCTCGAGCACGGTTTCGTGAAGATCTTCTGTCGCCCGGCCACCGGCGTGGTGATCGGCGGCGTGGTGGTCGCGCCGATCGCCTCCGAACTGATCCTGCCGATTGCCCTGGCGGTACAGAACCGGATCTCGGTGACCGATCTGGCGCAGACCTTGTCGGTCTATCCGTCGCTGTCGGGCTCGATCATCGAAACGGCCCGCCGGCTCATGGCTCACGACGATCTGGACTGA
- a CDS encoding gamma-glutamylcyclotransferase: MPLYAAYGSNMHPEQMLQRAPHSPMAATGWLHGWRLTFAGADIGWEGALATLVEDPLSKVFVVLYDMTREDEERLDRWEGSELGIHKKIRCRVHRVSSDTSTEPVLAWLYVVDAWEGGLPSARYLGVMAEAAEIAGAPADYVHHLRTRPSRNIGP; the protein is encoded by the coding sequence GTGCCGCTCTACGCCGCTTACGGATCGAACATGCATCCGGAGCAGATGCTTCAGCGGGCCCCTCATTCTCCGATGGCGGCCACGGGGTGGCTGCACGGCTGGCGACTGACGTTCGCCGGCGCGGACATCGGCTGGGAGGGCGCGCTGGCGACGCTGGTCGAGGATCCGCTCTCGAAGGTCTTCGTCGTGCTCTACGACATGACCCGCGAGGACGAGGAACGCCTGGACCGCTGGGAAGGCTCCGAGCTGGGGATCCACAAGAAGATCCGCTGCCGGGTGCACCGGGTGTCGTCGGACACCTCGACCGAGCCCGTGCTGGCCTGGTTGTACGTCGTCGACGCCTGGGAAGGCGGCCTGCCCTCAGCGCGGTACCTCGGCGTCATGGCCGAGGCCGCCGAGATCGCCGGCGCCCCCGCGGACTACGTCCACCACCTCCGCACCCGCCCGTCCCGCAACATCGGTCCTTAA
- a CDS encoding M20 family metallopeptidase has product MTLSDHAERWLATNYGDLVGWRRHLHANPELGRQEFETTKFVATRLAEAGLNPKILPGGTGLTCDFGPEDRPRIALRADMDALPMDERTGLPFASTVPNVAHACGHDGHTSVLLGAGLALASAPTLPVGVRLVFQAAEELMPGGALDAISAGALAGVSRIFALHCDPRLEVGKVATIPGPITSAADQIEIALHSPGGHTSRPHLTGDLVYALGSLITGVPGILSRRVDPRHSTVMVWGAVNAGFASNAIPQTGTLAGTIRTASRDAWVEMESIVREIVSSLLEPLNVDHTVLYRRGVPPVVNEELSTRIMTHAIEALGPDALADTKQSGGGEDFSWYLEEVPGAMARLGVWPGVGPQLDLHQPNFDLDERALAVGVRVLVNIVEQAAAF; this is encoded by the coding sequence ATGACCCTCTCGGACCACGCCGAGCGCTGGCTGGCCACGAACTACGGTGACCTGGTCGGCTGGCGGCGGCATCTGCACGCCAACCCCGAGTTGGGCCGGCAGGAGTTCGAGACCACCAAGTTCGTCGCGACGCGGCTCGCCGAGGCCGGGTTGAACCCGAAGATTCTGCCCGGCGGCACCGGTCTGACGTGTGACTTCGGCCCCGAGGACCGGCCGCGGATCGCCCTGCGTGCCGACATGGACGCGCTGCCGATGGACGAGCGCACCGGCCTGCCCTTCGCCTCGACGGTCCCCAACGTGGCGCACGCCTGCGGGCACGACGGCCACACCTCGGTCTTGTTGGGCGCCGGGCTGGCGCTGGCGTCCGCGCCGACGCTGCCGGTCGGCGTGCGCCTGGTGTTCCAGGCCGCCGAGGAGCTGATGCCCGGCGGCGCCCTGGACGCGATCTCCGCGGGCGCGCTGGCCGGGGTGTCCAGAATCTTTGCGTTGCACTGTGATCCGCGGCTCGAGGTCGGCAAGGTCGCCACGATTCCGGGGCCCATCACCTCGGCCGCCGATCAGATCGAGATCGCTCTGCACTCGCCGGGTGGGCATACGTCCCGCCCGCACCTCACGGGTGATCTGGTCTACGCGCTCGGCTCGCTGATCACCGGCGTCCCCGGCATCCTGTCGCGCCGCGTCGATCCGCGGCACAGCACCGTCATGGTGTGGGGCGCGGTCAACGCGGGGTTCGCCTCGAACGCCATTCCGCAGACGGGCACCCTCGCCGGCACCATCCGCACCGCCAGCCGGGACGCCTGGGTGGAAATGGAATCGATTGTCCGCGAGATCGTTTCGTCGCTGCTCGAGCCGCTCAACGTGGATCACACGGTGCTGTACCGCCGTGGTGTCCCGCCGGTGGTCAACGAGGAGCTGTCGACGCGGATCATGACCCACGCCATCGAGGCGCTGGGCCCCGATGCGCTTGCCGACACCAAGCAATCCGGTGGCGGCGAGGACTTCTCGTGGTATCTCGAAGAGGTGCCGGGCGCCATGGCGCGCCTGGGCGTGTGGCCCGGCGTCGGCCCGCAACTCGACCTGCACCAGCCCAACTTCGACCTCGACGAACGCGCCCTCGCCGTCGGCGTCCGGGTGCTGGTCAACATCGTCGAGCAGGCCGCTGCCTTTTAG